GGGCGGGGGCCCCGGCCCGGGGCAGCTCCAGCAGCGCCTCGGCCCCGCGGGCCTCCCGCTCCTGCCGGCGCTCCTGCAGCCGCTTCTGCCGCTGCCGGTCCATGTTGCGGCTGAGCAGGTTGGTGACGGTCATGCGGGGCCCGGCCAGCTCGAAGTGGTAGCCCAGCTTGAGCAGCGTGGTGTTCTCCTTGAGCAGCTTGGCCATCTCCATCTCGGTCTTGCCGCCGCAGATGTGGCGCTGATTGTGGAAGCGGAGCTCCGTCAGCGAGCTGTTCTGCAGGAGGGCGCGGAAGATGGCCAGGATGCCCTTGCCGGTGATGCGGTTGGAGTCCAGGTTCAGGCTGGTGATGGTCTTGTTGGCCTTCAGCATGATGGCGATGGCGAACGCCACGTGGTCGTCCGCCCGCGTGTTGGCCAAGGCGAAGACCTTGACGGCCGTGTTGAACTCCAGCGCCTCGGCGAAGCGCACCAGGATCTCGGTGGTGATGCAGTCCGAGTTGTTCACGTTGAGCTCCGTCACCTCCGGGTCGTTGCTCTTCACCCGCTCCAGGGGCTCGTCAAAGACGCTGGGGGCTGCCTCCTCCTCGGCCTGGGCGGGCCCATCGGCGGGCTCGGCGGGGGCTCCAGGGGCTGATCTCTCTGGCGCCAGGCTCTTGGTCTCTTCACGGGGGGCCTCTGCACGACGGGGCTCCTCTTTTCTGGCCTTCTCGTCCTCTGGCCTGGCACCCCTGTCCCTgctccctctctccacctcctggCCCTCCGTCCGGGCGTCCGTGTCCTTCCTCTGCCCCTTCACCTTCTCGGCCCCCTCTCTCTGGcttgcttccttcttctcctctcccttctttcccttgTCTCCGCTTGCACTGCCCTGCTTCTCCTCGTCCTTCCTGGGGGCTGCCGTCCCCTCCTGCGCCCGCCCCTCCTTCCCGGCCTCCTTCTTGTCCACCGCGGCCCTGACCCGGCCCTTCTCGAGGCCCCTGATGAGCTTCTCCTCCttgggcctctctgagcctttgcttTCAGCTTCGTCCTTGTCTCTTGAGAAGCTTTTCTTCAAACCGCCTCTCTTTGGCTCCTTCCCCAGGTCTGAGTCCCGTCTGGGGCCCAGGGGCTTTTTGCTGGCATCTCtgcccctttcctcttccttcttggcATCTGTCTTGGTCTCCACTTGCTTGCCCTCCtaagaattcaggaaagaaaaataaacatgaagagCTGGCTACAGAGGCAGAGGAATGAGCCTGGGGACAGCATGGGGGTCACTTATGGAGCCGCCTGGAGCCTCCAGACAGCCTCCGTTGAGGACGCCGTGCGGGGGCCTGGGGTCACGTGCAGAGACCAAGCTGACATCGGACTCACAGAATGTCAGGGTCGCGAGGCCCCAAAGGGAATTCCTGGGCAACTGTGGCCCTTCCTCCCCAGAGGATCTCAGACCCTGAAGCGCCCCCCTCTGTCGTGGGTGACTGGGAAGGTGGACCCTGCTGAGCCTTGCTGGAACATCCTTAGAACTGGTcgtgtctttgtttaaaattttagatttttgtccATATTGCTTTCTTCgtgttaaatttgattttttacgGTATTCGTTAAAACATTAGTTGTCTTGATCTCTGGGCTGCTGGGCTCCCCTTGCTTCCTGTGCTCCGGGCGGGAGCCTCAGGGCCTTGCCCTGGCTCCCAGCAGTAGGTCAGTGATTCTCAGATCCTGGGGTTTTTACAGCCGAGaccttttcagaggaaaaaaaaggttgGAGGGACCAACAAAGGACTGCTTATGTTTTATTTCATCAGTTAGGAGTATCTGTAAATTCTGTCCACCATCCTCATCTCGTTGAAATAAGAAGGAGTCAACAATAACGAAGGAAGGTAGACGTAACAGAATAAAGGACATACCTTTGCATCAGATATATGTGGCTTTTTGAAAAGTCCACATTAATTCCCTTATTTTTTAGTAAGCACTTTGCTAAGGCCCAGCCCTCTCTGTGAGGAGCCCGGGACCCGCCAGGTCAGCTGACCTCGGGAGAGCTGGACCCATGCTGCAGCGGCGGGGGCCGTGGCGAGGATGCTGTGTTGAACTAGAGGCTGGAGCGTGAATCCTGCACCTTATCCTGAGAGCCAGGGGAGCAGCTGAATTGCCTAAGATGAGATATTAGATTTAACCCTGTCCAACTGTGATAGACCCCAGGGCAGCCGGGACCCCAGGGATGCCCCAATGTCCTTCTGAAGGTTCTTAAAAGGAGGAGGCTGTGGCCCGAGTGGTGGGAGGTGTTCTGTCTCTCAGGAGCCAGGTGGCTGTGGGGACAGAAGCCCACTCGGCCCACGTGGCCCTTCCTCACATATGTCCCGGAGGGAGTGGGGTGCCGGTTGGCCCTATGGAAACAGCGTGCACCTGGACCACAAACACATGCCCTCGGGGACCAGCCCCAGTGTTCATTTAGCTCCGCTGCCAGAATCCCATCAGGCAGCCACGGGGCACGGGGCCTGGTGAGCCAGGGCCTTGCAAGGCACCACTTCCCCCTCCTGCCTCGCAGGCCCAGGTCGGGGCTCGTGGGGCACAGAGCCCTCTCCCACTCACTCCAGCTCCCAGAACCGGGGTGACCCTTCAGAGCACCTTccagggctgggccaggaggGGTGGCGACCGTGCCTTGATTCGAAAGGGAGAGAGGAACTTGCAGATAAGAGGCCAGTGAGGGGCCCGGTGGCTCAGCCCTTTTAGGACATTTGTTAAGAACCCACCCACCGTCTGGCCAGGGAGCCCCTCTCCCGCCGGGCTCAGAGTGGTTCCATCACAGATGCCATGCCCTCGAGGAGATGTGGGGGAGCTGGGGCCGTGGCCCACCCCCCAGATGGAGGTCAGGCGCCCGGCCGTGCCCACGGCACACGGTCCTGCTGCCCTCTGCAGAGCTCCCATGCCGCTCGCAGGCCTGGCTTGGAGGGAAACCGGGGATCCAGAGGGATGATAACTTAGCCAGCTTCAGCCAGCGTTCGCGAGAACCCGACTTCAGACCTGTCTCACTGGCGCCcccgtggggcgggggggggggggtgggtgggcaaaGGCACCACCCACTGCTGCCCGCAGAACCTGCACGGCCCGCAGAACCTGCACGGCCCGCACGCAGCCTCTCAGGACTGTTTTCCAACATCCTAGCCCTCTCTCTGCCCCCGCGTTGTCTTCACCAGGATTCTCCCCCGACCTCACGCGCTCCCCGCACCGGCTCCTAGTCGGCTGGGCTGGGCCACGTGTCTGCTCTACAGGGGGGGCGCCATCCCTTTAAAAAGAACCTAATGAAAaacaggccgggggtgggggggtgcggcGTGGCGCTGAGTAATCATCGTTGCCTCCAAATAGCCAGGAATGAGTGGGGCTGGGGCCGAGAGCTCAGACGTTGCCTTAAAAGGAGAAGCAGCCCAGCGTCGTCCCAGGGCCGGGCTTCCGCGGAGCCGAGCTTCTCGGCACAGAGCACGCTGCCTCCTTGCTTGCGTGACGCGGACGCCAGGCCGACTTCTGCTGCTGGAACTGGGGCTGCATCCTGGTGACCTCTGGGGGTGACTCTGTGTTCCTGTCTCTAGGCCCCTCGACGAAGGGGGTTTAGGTTGAGTTAAACTAGGGACCTCCATGGAGCAAAGGTCTGCAGGCCTCTGGATGACACTAAGCAGAGTTACCTTCTTCCTTTGGGAAAAGCTTTCGGGTCAGGGGCGGCCACAGGCGTGGTTAGGGACTTCCTCGTGGACGCAGGGGAGTGGAAAGGGTGACCTCGGAAAATCTCTAAGGACCTGTGACAGTGGCAGGGACCTGCCGTGAGtccagggtcagggtcagggaagGAAGCAGCTCCTGGCCCCCAGCTCCTCCAGGCCTTTTGGCCTCATGACTTTGCTCTGTACCTTCACGTGGTCAGGATCCAGGTGACGCGTCTTTGGCGGGTGTGGACGGCAGGATGCAGTGTCTTTCCCCACCTTGGGCCTTGCACCACTTCCCCGGGAAGTCTCGTCTGATTGGACAGGGGAGAGCATTTCCCACTTCCACTGCCaaagcaggagaggaaaggaagtgcGTGCCTGtcgggaagtccctaaaaatgaGGACCCCCTCCCGGCCTGGTGTGCTGCACTGAGCCCCCGGCCCAGCGGTGCCCTGCGAGCTCACGCTGACTGCCACCAGgtcctctctgtccttcctgtgaCCCATCACCTGAGGAAGAGTAATCCTGGCCCAAGGCATCTGCAAGGAGGGGTCGCAGGCCCCCAGAGGGCAGGTGGAGCCTGGGAAACGCCTCAGAAGGGGAGGGAATGCGGAGCAGACCCGCTAgcctgggagggggcggggccgagggGCGGAGCCGAGGGGCGGAGCCAAGGGCAGGGGTGTGGCCACCGCCTTGAGTTTAGGTGCAGTTGCTCCTTCCCCACGG
The genomic region above belongs to Phocoena sinus isolate mPhoSin1 chromosome 1, mPhoSin1.pri, whole genome shotgun sequence and contains:
- the LMOD1 gene encoding leiomodin-1 — translated: MSKVAKYRRQVSEDPDIDSLLSTLSPEEMAELEKELDVVDPDGSVPVGLRQRNQTEKSSTGVYNREAMLNFCEKETKKLIQRERSMDEGKQVETKTDAKKEEERGRDASKKPLGPRRDSDLGKEPKRGGLKKSFSRDKDEAESKGSERPKEEKLIRGLEKGRVRAAVDKKEAGKEGRAQEGTAAPRKDEEKQGSASGDKGKKGEEKKEASQREGAEKVKGQRKDTDARTEGQEVERGSRDRGARPEDEKARKEEPRRAEAPREETKSLAPERSAPGAPAEPADGPAQAEEEAAPSVFDEPLERVKSNDPEVTELNVNNSDCITTEILVRFAEALEFNTAVKVFALANTRADDHVAFAIAIMLKANKTITSLNLDSNRITGKGILAIFRALLQNSSLTELRFHNQRHICGGKTEMEMAKLLKENTTLLKLGYHFELAGPRMTVTNLLSRNMDRQRQKRLQERRQEREARGAEALLELPRAGAPARGSPRPSPQSSPRAAPRTSPGKGGAPAAPPPPPPPLAPPLLMENLKNSLSPATQRKMGDKVLPAQEKNSRDQLLAAIRSSNLKQLKKVEVPKLLQ